The genome window TTGCGGCAAAACCGGGACCGCGCAAAAGATTGGTTACTCTGGAAAATATGCCAAGGGAAAATATACGGCATCGTTTATAGGTTTTATACCTGCGGAGAAACCCAAGGCGGTTATTCTTGTAATTATAGATGAACCTCATGTCAATCATTACGGCGGCATTGTTGCAGCTCCGGTCTTTAGAAAAATTGCCTTGAAGACTCTTGATTATATGAATATGTCACAGGGACGGGTGGCGGGTGTCGAGGCGTCAGGTGGCAGGGATAGATAGATGAAGCTTCATGATTTGCTGAAATCAACCCAGGCAAGAAGGATTTATTCGGATGGCGATTCATGGCATGAAGCGGAGATATCTTCCATTCACTACCGGGCCCAGGAAGTATTGACAGGAGGGCTTTTTGTGGCTGTTAAAGGCCTTGCGGCGGACGGGCACGATTTTATAGATACGGCGCTTGCAAGGGGCGCAAAAGCGATTGTTACGCAAAAGCCGGTTGATGCGGATTCGATAATAATTGAAGTCGAGAATACAAGAAGAGCATTGGCCCGAATTTCATCCGAATTTTATCATAACCCGTCTGGGAAACTGGTGATCATAGGTGTTACTGGCACAAACGGCAAAACAACAACAGCATATTTAATAGAGAGTATTTTATTGAAGGCCGGTATCAGAGCCGGGGTTATCGGGACTATTAATTACCGGTATGCAGGTAAAGTTTTTAATAATCCCATGACAACTCCCGAATCTGCGGATCTTCAGAAAATTTTCGCGGAAATGTTTGAACATGGAATAACACATATAGTGATGGAGGTCTCATCACATGCCATCGACTTTCACAGAATCGATTGCTGTAATTTTGACCTGGGGGTTTTCACCAACCTTACCCAGGATCATCTCGATTTTCATGGCGATATGGATACCTACTGGTTATGTAAAAAAAGATTTTTTACGGAGATTCTCAATCCCGGTGGTGGTGATACAAAGAGTTCCGCTGTATTAAACTGCGATAATAAATATGGACGAGAGCTTTTTGAAGAATTGCCGGGAAATAATATTTCGGTAGGTAATTCAAAAAATAAGATGGTTTATCCTGAAGTTTTAAAACAGGATCTGACCGGCATGGAAGCCGCTTTTTTTTCTCCGGGAGGTAATTACAAGATTAAATCATCACTGGCAGGCCAATACAACTTGGAGAATCTACTGTGCGCTGCCGGAACCGGCTTTGCCCTTTCTATTAAGGAGGATATCATCGCGTCCGGTCTTGAAGAAGTAAATAGGGTGCCTGGGCGTATTGAAAGAATCGATAATAATCTCCAGAGATTTGTATATGTGGACTATGCCCATACCCCTGATGCACTTGGGAATGTGCTTTCCACCTTAAAAAGCCTGACAAAACAAAGATTGATCTGTCTGTTCGGATGTGGAGGTGACAGGGATAAAGCAAAGCGGCCCTTAATGGGTGAAATAGCAGCAAAATTATCCGATTTTGTTATTATAACTTCCGACAATCCAAGAACAGAGGATCCTGTGGATATTATAAATCAGATCCTTTCGGGCATTGGCAAATCATCTTCCCGCAGGCTTGACAAGGCGGAACTGAATAAAGGCCGGTGGAAACTGCCTGGGGGTATCAAAGGATATGCGGTTGAACCTGATCGGCAAAAAGCGATTTTTCTTTCCGTAAAAGCCTCCCTGCCGGGTGATACAATTGTAATAGCCGGAAAAGGGCATGAGACTTATCAGATCGTCGGGGATAAAAGACTATCGTTTGATGATCGTGAAGTTGCTAAAGCCGCTTTAAAGGATATCCGATGATAAAATCGGTTCCATGGCATTGTTCCCGGATTCTTGAAGCTGTGAGAGGTGAACTTTTATACGGAGATGCTGAGCGTTTATTTGCAGGGATCTCAATAGATTCCCGCACTCTCTCCCTGGGTGATCTTTTTGTTGCGATAAAGGGACAAAATTATGACGGCCATGATTTTATAGCAGATGCAGTAGAAAGTGGGGCCGCAGGTTTTCTGGTCGGCAGAAGTGATATTGCCGGCGATCGTTACAAAAGATGGGCCCGGAAGGGTCTTGTATGCCTGGCTGTGGAGAATACTATAGAGGCCCTTGGTGATATTGCCTCATTGAACCGCAAACGGACGGGCGTTTCGGTTGTGGCAATAACCGGCTCGAACGGCAAAACAACAACAAAAGAGATGACAGCCTCGGTTTTGTCCCGGCGCTTTGACACACTTGCTACAAAAGGAAATTATAATAATGAAATCGGGCTGCCTTTAACAATGTTCAGACTTGCCGCGTCACATAAATGGGCTGTACTGGAACTTGGTATGAACAGACTTGGTGAAATCGGCAGACTTGCCGGGATATGCAGGCCGGATATAGGTGTGATTACCAATATCGGAACGGCTCATCTTGAGGGATTTGACTCAATAGAAGGTATTGCACGCGCCAAGGGGGAGCTGCTTGAGCATATCAGGAATAACGGAACAGCGGTTCTTAATGCTGATGACCCAAGACTTCTCGGTTTGGCAGGCAAAATACAAAAGGACCTGCTGCTTTTCGGATTTCATGAAAATGCCGGAGTCAGGGCGCAAAATATTAAACAGGAGGTCTTTGGGCTTTCTTTTAGCCTCCTGCTTCCCGGTGAGAGTGTTTTTGTTAATTTAAAAGCTCATAGTCCTGTTTTTGTGTCAAATGCTTTGGCCGCCGCGGCCGCAGCCCATCTCGCCGGATTAAATGCCGGGGAGATAAAATCGGGTCTGGAAGATTTCCAGCCTGCTGAAGGCAGGATGAACATTATGAAAACCCGAAGAGGATTTCATATTATTGATGATACCTATAATGCAAATCCCTGTTCAATGAAAGCCGCCATAAATGCTCTTAAATACTTAAAAGGTCAGGGCCGGGGCATTTTTGTAGCAGGGGATATGTTTGAGCTGGGAAAAGATGCCGGTTTAATTCATCAGGAAATCGGTGCCCTGGCCGCAATCAGCGATATTTCAAGACTTTATATAACAGGTGCGTTTTCGGATGATGTAGCCAAAGGCGCCCAGGGCAAGGGATTGAAATCCGGAAAAATATTGAGCGGTACGAAAGAGGCAATTCTTGATGACCTGACAAACAGGATCAAGCCTGGAGACTGGGTTTTGGTAAAGGGTTCGCGGGCCATGTGCATGGAGGATATAGTTAAAGGACTGAAGAAGCGGGGTAACGTAGATTGATTTATTATTTTTTATATCCGCTGCATACGTCCATATCTGCTTTTAATATATTCAGGTATATTACATTTCGGACAATATACGCCGGTGTTACTGCCTTTCTAATATGTTTTTTTCTTGGTCCCTGGATTATAAAAAAGTTGGGGAATATGCAGGTAAAACAGTACATCAGGGAGGAAGGGCCTGAAACACATTATAAAAAGGCAGGCACACCCACCATGGGAGGAGTGCTGATTCTTTTGTCGATTACAATATCAACGCTGCTTTGGGCCGATCTTGCCAATTCATATGTCTGGATTATCCTCATGGCTGTAATTGGATGCGGCCTGATAGGCTTTGCAGACGATTACCTGATGCAGGTGAAGCAACGGAGCATGGGATTGAGCGCTAAAACAAAGATAATAATGCAGATCATTTTAGCAGTGATCACAGGATTTCTTGTTTATTGGCGGCCTGATTTTTCCACATGCATCACAATCCCTTTTTTCAAGCATGTTTCACCTGATCTGGGCTTTGGGTATGTGTTTTTTGCCGCCTTTGTCATAGTCGCGTCATCAAATGCCGTGAACCTTACAGACGGACTGGATGGTCTTGCCACCGGATCCGTGGTGATAGCCGCTGCGACATATATGATTTTTGCCTATGTGGCGGGTCATGTCAAAATCGCAGATTATCTTCAGCTTAATTATGTACCGGGAAGCGGGGAAATTGCCGTATTCTGCGGCGCAGTTGCAGGCGCCGGACTCGGCTTTTTATGGTTCAACAGCTATCCTGCGCAGGTTTTTATGGGTGATACAGGCTCTCTTGCCCTTGGAGCCGCCATAGGCACGGCAGCGGTTATAACAAAACAGGAAATACTACTGATAATAGTCGGCGGTCTTTTTGTAATCGAGGCCTTGTCCGTAATTTTTCAAGTCGGTTTTTTTAAAATATCCAAAGGCAAACGTATTTTCAGAATGGCTCCTTTGCATCATCATTTTGAGTTAAAAGGTTGGTCTGAGCCCAAAGTCATAGTGAGATTCTGGGTTATAGCTATAATTCTTGCGCTTGTTTCAATGAGCAGCCTGAAGCTCAGGTAGTCTGCATTCAAATTGTTATGAATATTAAAAACAAAAAAGTCCTGGTGGTTGGTCTCGGTATGTCCGGATTAGCTGTTGCACGGTTTTTAAAAAAGAGGGGCGCTGTTGTTACAGTAACAGATATGGCAGCAGAAGAGAGAATGCCTGACTACGCCCGTGAAATCCGTGCAATGGGCATTAGACTGGAACTGGGGATTCACATTATCAAGACCTTTGAATCGGCGGAACTTATAGTCATCAGCCCCGGCGTGCCCCATACAATAAAACCGGTAAAAAAGGCAATTGAAAAAGGGGTTCCGGTTATTGGAGAGATCGAGCTTGCTTCAAGGTTCATAGGTGAACTTGTAATCGCCATTACCGGCACCAACGGCAAGACCACAACAACCAGACTGCTGGGAAAAATGCTTGAGCATTCGGGAATTAAAGTGTTTGTCGCCGGGAATATAGGCAACCCGTTGATTGAATATCTTGATATGCGGGAAAAGGTCGAAATGCTTGTGGTTGAAGTAAGCAGTTTTCAGCTCGATACAATAGATATGTTCAGACCAAAAATAGGTGTTTTACTGAATATTGCGGAAGACCATCTTGATCGGTATCCTGATTTTGCAGCATATGCGGCATCAAAGGGGAGGCTTTTTAAAAACCAGAAAAAGAGTGATACAGCGGTATTAAATCGCGCTGATCTTCTGGTCGGTGAGGTAACCGGAAAAATAGATTCCAAAAAAATCTATTTTTGTGATCAAGCCGATAACGGCTCTGCGCTCGCCGCTCTTAAGCTTGCGAATGAAGCGTTTACCGCTGGGCATAATAAGGAAAATGCTTATGCGGCAGCTTCGGCGGCTTTGGAAGCTGGTGGAAATCTTGATGGAATCCAGGCCGCTCTGGATACTTTTAAAGCTGATCCCCACAGGCTTGAGTATATTACTACGATAAATGATGTGATGTTTTATGATGATTCAAAGGCTACCAACATTGCAGCCTTGGCAAGGGCACTGGAATCTTTTAATAAGCCGGTCTCCCTGATTATGGGAGGACGGGACAAAGGAGGCGACTACCTGACTTTAAGAGGCGCTGTTGGAAAGCATGTTAAGAAAGTTGTTGTGATTGGGGAGGCAAAAGAAAAAATAATATCTGCTCTAGGTAATACTGTAAATGTGGAGCAGGCATCTACCATCGAAGCGGCGGTTTCTGCAGCTTATAAAGCGGCGGGGCCCGGAGATGCGGTGCTTCTCTCTCCCGCATGTTCAAGCTTTGATATGTTTAAAAGTTATAAAGAAAGAGGAAAGAGGTTTCGCCTGGCAGCGAGGAGTCTGGGAGGGTAGACAGAATAGCAGCTATTCCCATCATAAATAGCTTAACTTATTGGAATCATTAAACTTTCAATTTTAGAGTTTGCGAAAACCCTTGTCTGATAACATAATAATATCAGATAGTTAAGACCCATCTGGGAATTGCTGACAGAATAGCAGCCTCCCGGAGTAAAAAAGCAATGCAGGAAAGCAAAAAAAAAGAAAAGGCTGTAAGATATGATCTTCATTTGCTCTTTCCGGTGCTTTTGCTGGTTGGATTGGGTCTGGTCATGATCTACAGCGCCAGCGCGGCAATTGCCATGAAAAAATTCGGAATAGACTATTTTTTTGTTAAAAAACAAATCTATTCTGCTTTGGCAGGCATAATCATTCTGATTTTTTGCAGTCATTTTCCATACAAATATTACAATATGTTAGCGTACCCGTTCCTGATTATTTCAATCACAATGCTTGTGTTGATTCATTTTGCCGGTTTCGGATATTCCGCCGGCGGAGCGCTGCGGTGGCTGCGTGTTGGAGAATTTACCTTTCAGCCGTCTGAATTTGTACGTTTTGCCATGGTTGTTTACCTGGCCTATTCCATGAATAAAAAAAGGGATGGACTGAAGAAGTTTACCATAGGGTGTGTGCCGCATTTTATTGTTTTCGCAATTTTTGCATTCCTGATTTTTATTCAGCCTGATTTTGGTTCCATAGTTATTCTTGGCGCTATTACCTGGATTATGCTTTTTGTCGGCGGTGCCAGGCTGTGGCATCTTTTAGCCTCTTTCGCCCTACTGCTTCCTGTTTGCTGTTATATGATGATGGGGGCTGCGTACAGGGTAAGACGCTTGTTGAGTTTTCTCGATCCATGGCAATATAAGGCCGACGAAGGATATCAGATTGTTCATTCCCTGATGGCTTTCGGGACGGGAGGAGTATGGGGGGCCGGAGTTGGCAAGGGTTATCAAAAGCTTTTTTATCTCCCTGAATCTCACACGGACTTTATTTTTTCGGTGATCGGCGAGGAACTGGGGCTTGTGGGCGTAATTTTTATCATATGCCTTTATTTAATTATTTTATGGAGAGGAATAATCATTGCCGGAAAAACGGAAGATCCTTTTGGTTCTTTTGTCGCCGCCGGAATTACAATCGCAATAGGTCTCCAGGTATGTATTAATATGGGGATTGTCTTAGGTCTTCTTCCAACAAAGGGGATGACCCTTCCGTTTTTAAGTTATGGCGGCACATCTCTTTTAATAAGTATGGCTTCAATCGGGGTACTACTGAATATCGGATCATCCGGATCGAAACAAGAATGAAAAGCAGGACAACATACTCGCCGCGGATATTGATTGCGGGTGGCGGAACAGGCGGTCATCTTTTCCCGGGCATAGCAATAGCTGAAGAATTTTTGCGTAGAGACCCAAAAGCTGTAATCTTGTTTGTTATCAGCGGCAATCCTTTTGAAATCTCGGTTCTGTCCGAAAAAAAGTATGAATATAGTTGCATCGAGTCCCAGGGTATAAAAGGCCGTGGATTATTAAAACAGATAGCCGCTGTTGCAAAAATACCGAAAGGTATCCTGAATTCGTTGAAAATACTGAAAAGATTCAGGCCTGATATCGTGCTTGGGCTTGGCAGTTACTCATCCGGGCCTGTGGTTGCCGGTGCATGGCTGCTGGGAATCAATATTGCGCTCTGTGAGCAGAATATCCTGCCTGGTATTACAAACCGTTTGCTCTCATATTTTGCCGCAAGGATATATGTTGCTTTTAGGAATACGAGTTTAGGCTGCTCTCAAAAAAAGATTTATTTTACAGGTAATCCTCTGCGCAGAGAAATTATTGATTATGCTGCAGGGAATAAGCCGGAACAAAAGGACGGAAAACTAAAAGATAAACGAAGATTTATGGTCATGATTACAGGTGGGAGCCAGGGCGCTCACAGTATCAATCTGGCTGTAGCGGATGCATTGGGTCATATAAAAAATAAGGATCAATTTTATTTTATTCATCAAACAGGAGATGATGATGAAGATATGATGCAAGGGATTTATGAAAGCCATGGCATAAAATGCACCGTTAAATCATTCTTTAATGACATGCCGGTGCATTTTGAGAAGTCCGATTTTGTAATATGCAGATCAGGCGCTACCACAGTTGCCGAGCTGACCGTTCTGGGCAAGGGAATTCTTTTTATACCATATCCTTTTGCAGCGGATAATCATCAGGTATTGAATGCCCTTTCCCTGGCAGAAGCAGGCGCTGCAGAAATGATTCTCCAGGATGATCTTGGCGGTAAACTCCTGGCCAAAAAAATTGAGTATTTTGCATCCCATCCTGAATCTTTAAAAACCATGGCAGCCAGGGCAAAAAAAATCGGCCGGCCTGGTGCTGTAAAAAAAATAGTCGATGATTGTTGCAGGTTAATAGAAAATGTATCTTAAAAAATATCATATTTACTTTGTCGGCATAGGTGGCATAGGAATGAGCGGCATTGCCGAATTGCTGCTTAATTTGGGGTACAAAGTTTCCGGTTCCGACGTTCAATCCACAGAGATAACTGAGCGTCTGAAAAACCTTGGAGGCGTTGTTTATACAGGTCACAACAAGCAGCAGATAGCAGGGTCGGATGTTGTTGTGGTTTCATCTGCCATAGGTGAAGAAAACTGCGAGGTTATTGCCGCCAGGCAGGCATCCATACCTGTAATAACAAGGGCTGAAATGCTGGCTGAATTAATGCGTTTAAAATATAGTATTGCTGTTGCCGGATCTCATGGGAAAACATCCACAACCTCTATTATAGCTTCTCTGCTTGGTAATGGCGGGCTTGACCCTACGGTTGTGATTGGCGGCAAACTGAAGAGTGTCGGCTCTAATGCAGTGCTTGGGCAGGGAGAATTTATTGTGGCCGAAGCGGACGAGAGTGACGGTTCCTTTCTTAAATATTCGCCGGCTATATCAGTTATAACTAATATCGACAGGGAACATCTTGATTTTTATGGGGATCTTGGTTCCATCAAGGAAGTTTTCTTAAGTTTTATTGATAGGCTGCCTTTTTATGGACTGGCCGTACTATGCCTGGATAATGAGCCGATACAGGATATTATACCGAAAATAAGGAAACGATTCACTTCTTATGGTTTAAGCAGTCAGGCTGATTTTCAGGCCCGGGATGTCTCATTCCATGACAGGAAAAGCAGCTTTTCTGTTTTTCATCGTAAAAAAAAGCTTGGTGACGTTATATTAAATCTGCCTGGAATGCATAATGTTTATAATGCCATGGCAAGTATTGTGGTGAGCGTGGAGCTTGATCTCTCTTTTGATGTAATTAAAAGTACTCTTGAAACACTTGAAGGTGTTCAGCGCCGACTCGAAGTCAAGGGAGAGATAAATGGAATTACGATTGTTGATGATTACGGCCATCATCCGACTGAAATAAAAACCACCTTGCAGGCAGTGATGCACAGCTGGCCGGACAGGCGCAAGGTTGTCCTATTTCAACCCCATCGTTATACAAGAACCGAGGCGCTTTTTGATGAGTTTTCACGTTCATTTTATCAGTCTGATCAACTTGTACTTTTGCCGATATATTCTGCCGGAGAAAAGAAAATAGAGGGCGTAAACAGCAGTATCCTGTGCAAGGAAATCATAGCTCATGGTCATAAGAATGCGGAATATATGGAAGGCTTTGACGATGCGCTTACTTATCTGGAAACAAATCTACAGCAGGGCGATTTACTGCTTACACTTGGCGCAGGAGATGTATGGAAGGTCGGAGAGGAATTGTTGCAGCGTCTGTAAAACCGGGATGAATCTATGATGATTAATCATGCAGCAAAAGAATTTTTGAAAAATATTTCCGGCGGGAATGTCAGGTTTGATGAACCTATGTCCCGGCATACCAGCTTGCGGGTGGGCGGTACTGCTGATTTTTTTGCGGAGCCGGATAGTCTTGAAGCCCTTGTAGACATAGTTAAATGGACGTCGGCTAAAAGTATACCTTATTTAATTATCGGGGGCGGCTCAAATCTGCTTGTAAGGGATAACGGAATCAGGGGGCTTGTAATCAGTCTAAAAAAATGTCTCAACTGCATCACTGACAATAGAAGGAATGATATCTTTGTTGAAGTATCGGCAGGTGCGGGGGTGAATCTGCAAAGATTATGTTTTTTTGCAATGAATAAGGGATTGGAAGGGATGAATTTTGCTCTCGGCATTCCGGGTTCAGTAGGAGGAGCAATAGTGATGAATGCCGGAACTGAGCATGGTTTTATGGAGAAAGTTCTGGATTCTGTAAATGTTCTTATGACGGACGGGAAAATAGAAAAAATCGACAAAACGAATATTGACTTCAGCTACCGTGAGCTTGCCTTGAAGCTTGAACAGAATAAAGGCGCAGTAAACAGATCAAGCAATAGATCAAGCAACAGATCAATCATCATAAGTGGAAAATTTTTATTTACGCGCAATGAACCGGCAAAACTTAAAAAAGAAGCAGAATCAATGCTTGGGGCACGAAACAGGAAACAGCCCACAAATTTGCCGAGTGCGGGATGCTTTTTCAGGAATCCGCAGTCCGGTATGACGGCCGGCGAACTTATAGATAGGGCAGGCCTTAAGGGTAAGATTGTGGGCGGAGCCCGAATTTCCATGAAACACGCCAATTTTATTATTAACCGGGATAATGCCTCGGCGGCGGATATTATAGCACTAATGGAAGAAGCACAGGAAAGAGTTGACAAACACTTTAATATTTTTCTTGAACCTGAGGTGAAGATCGTTGGGGAATAAACGTCCACGCATGAATTCTTACAAGAAGAGAACCGTATTTCCCCCAAAAAGTATAATTAGCAAAAGGATAATGATCTGCGCTGCATTCTCTTTTAAAATAATTACCGGAATCTCCGTATTGTTGGTTATGAGTATATTTTTTATATTGATCCATGACTTTTTAACTCAGTGTGATTATTTCAGAATAAAAAATATTACAGTAACAGGCGCTTGTAGATTCCAGGATGAACAGGTCATCAAGCAGGCAGCAATAGAGAAGGGTACCAATATTTTGTCAATAAATCTTCCCCTTATGAGAAAAAGACTTATGGCTAACCCGTCAATTGCCGAAGCGGAAATAATTCGATATTTGCCTGACCGCATAGTTATCAGGATTAAAGAACATATACCCTTGGCTGTTCTGGATTTTGGACGCAGATTTATAATTAATAAGAATGGTGAAATATTTAAAGAAATGGATAACTCGAATCAGCAGGATCTTCCCCTCGTCACAGGACTGAAGATATCGGATATTAATATTTCAGGTGAACACGGCAGCCTTTATTACGATGCGGTTATGGACGTATTGAATTTAGGCCAAAAAAGAGGAAGCCCAGTGCCCCTGGGGGCGATAGAAAAGATTAAGGTTGATAAAGAAATGGGTCTGATTCTGTATACTGCCTATTGTAAGACTGCCGGCCTGCATGAGATAAAACTCGGGTATAATGATTACCCAACTAAATATAAAAGTCTTAAAAAAATTTACATATATTTAAAAAGAACGCGCGGTTTTTTGGATTTTTGTTCCATTGATATAAATAATTTAAACAGGATAGTGTTAACTCCTGCGGGTAATAAAAAGGAGCTTTAAAATGCAGGTGCATGATAAACTTTTGGTCGGTCTGGATGTTGGAACTACGAAAATCTGCGCTGTGGTAGGTGAGGTCAGCGGAGGAGAAATAAATATAATAGGCGTTGGCACACATCCGTCCATAGGTCTTCATAAAGGCGTTGTTGTTAATATTGATTCTACAGTCGAATCTATAAAAAAGGCTGTTGAAGAAGCGGAATTGATGGCGGGATGTGAAATTTCGTCAGTTTATGCGGGCATAGCAGGAGGACATATAACCGGTTTTAACAGCCACGGAATTGTTGCGATAAAAGGCTCTGAGGTTACCAGGCATGATGTTGAGCGTGTAATAGAGGCCGCCCGCGCTGTGGCAATTCCCATGGACAGAGAAGTTATTCATGTGCTTCCGCAGGAATATGTAGTAGACGAGCAGTCCGGGATCAGTAACCCTGTAGGAATGGCCGGAGTCAGGTTGGAGGCAAAAGTTCATATTGTAACCGGAGCAGTTACATCGGCGCACAATATTGTAAAATGTGCCAACAGGGCGGGACTCGATGTGTGTGATATTGTGCTTGAATCACTGGCATCCGGCGAAGCAGTG of Desulfosarcina sp. BuS5 contains these proteins:
- a CDS encoding UDP-N-acetylmuramoyl-L-alanyl-D-glutamate--2,6-diaminopimelate ligase, with protein sequence MKLHDLLKSTQARRIYSDGDSWHEAEISSIHYRAQEVLTGGLFVAVKGLAADGHDFIDTALARGAKAIVTQKPVDADSIIIEVENTRRALARISSEFYHNPSGKLVIIGVTGTNGKTTTAYLIESILLKAGIRAGVIGTINYRYAGKVFNNPMTTPESADLQKIFAEMFEHGITHIVMEVSSHAIDFHRIDCCNFDLGVFTNLTQDHLDFHGDMDTYWLCKKRFFTEILNPGGGDTKSSAVLNCDNKYGRELFEELPGNNISVGNSKNKMVYPEVLKQDLTGMEAAFFSPGGNYKIKSSLAGQYNLENLLCAAGTGFALSIKEDIIASGLEEVNRVPGRIERIDNNLQRFVYVDYAHTPDALGNVLSTLKSLTKQRLICLFGCGGDRDKAKRPLMGEIAAKLSDFVIITSDNPRTEDPVDIINQILSGIGKSSSRRLDKAELNKGRWKLPGGIKGYAVEPDRQKAIFLSVKASLPGDTIVIAGKGHETYQIVGDKRLSFDDREVAKAALKDIR
- a CDS encoding UDP-N-acetylmuramoyl-tripeptide--D-alanyl-D-alanine ligase, whose protein sequence is MIKSVPWHCSRILEAVRGELLYGDAERLFAGISIDSRTLSLGDLFVAIKGQNYDGHDFIADAVESGAAGFLVGRSDIAGDRYKRWARKGLVCLAVENTIEALGDIASLNRKRTGVSVVAITGSNGKTTTKEMTASVLSRRFDTLATKGNYNNEIGLPLTMFRLAASHKWAVLELGMNRLGEIGRLAGICRPDIGVITNIGTAHLEGFDSIEGIARAKGELLEHIRNNGTAVLNADDPRLLGLAGKIQKDLLLFGFHENAGVRAQNIKQEVFGLSFSLLLPGESVFVNLKAHSPVFVSNALAAAAAAHLAGLNAGEIKSGLEDFQPAEGRMNIMKTRRGFHIIDDTYNANPCSMKAAINALKYLKGQGRGIFVAGDMFELGKDAGLIHQEIGALAAISDISRLYITGAFSDDVAKGAQGKGLKSGKILSGTKEAILDDLTNRIKPGDWVLVKGSRAMCMEDIVKGLKKRGNVD
- the mraY gene encoding phospho-N-acetylmuramoyl-pentapeptide-transferase produces the protein MIYYFLYPLHTSISAFNIFRYITFRTIYAGVTAFLICFFLGPWIIKKLGNMQVKQYIREEGPETHYKKAGTPTMGGVLILLSITISTLLWADLANSYVWIILMAVIGCGLIGFADDYLMQVKQRSMGLSAKTKIIMQIILAVITGFLVYWRPDFSTCITIPFFKHVSPDLGFGYVFFAAFVIVASSNAVNLTDGLDGLATGSVVIAAATYMIFAYVAGHVKIADYLQLNYVPGSGEIAVFCGAVAGAGLGFLWFNSYPAQVFMGDTGSLALGAAIGTAAVITKQEILLIIVGGLFVIEALSVIFQVGFFKISKGKRIFRMAPLHHHFELKGWSEPKVIVRFWVIAIILALVSMSSLKLR
- the murD gene encoding UDP-N-acetylmuramoyl-L-alanine--D-glutamate ligase; the encoded protein is MNIKNKKVLVVGLGMSGLAVARFLKKRGAVVTVTDMAAEERMPDYAREIRAMGIRLELGIHIIKTFESAELIVISPGVPHTIKPVKKAIEKGVPVIGEIELASRFIGELVIAITGTNGKTTTTRLLGKMLEHSGIKVFVAGNIGNPLIEYLDMREKVEMLVVEVSSFQLDTIDMFRPKIGVLLNIAEDHLDRYPDFAAYAASKGRLFKNQKKSDTAVLNRADLLVGEVTGKIDSKKIYFCDQADNGSALAALKLANEAFTAGHNKENAYAAASAALEAGGNLDGIQAALDTFKADPHRLEYITTINDVMFYDDSKATNIAALARALESFNKPVSLIMGGRDKGGDYLTLRGAVGKHVKKVVVIGEAKEKIISALGNTVNVEQASTIEAAVSAAYKAAGPGDAVLLSPACSSFDMFKSYKERGKRFRLAARSLGG
- the ftsW gene encoding putative lipid II flippase FtsW, whose amino-acid sequence is MQESKKKEKAVRYDLHLLFPVLLLVGLGLVMIYSASAAIAMKKFGIDYFFVKKQIYSALAGIIILIFCSHFPYKYYNMLAYPFLIISITMLVLIHFAGFGYSAGGALRWLRVGEFTFQPSEFVRFAMVVYLAYSMNKKRDGLKKFTIGCVPHFIVFAIFAFLIFIQPDFGSIVILGAITWIMLFVGGARLWHLLASFALLLPVCCYMMMGAAYRVRRLLSFLDPWQYKADEGYQIVHSLMAFGTGGVWGAGVGKGYQKLFYLPESHTDFIFSVIGEELGLVGVIFIICLYLIILWRGIIIAGKTEDPFGSFVAAGITIAIGLQVCINMGIVLGLLPTKGMTLPFLSYGGTSLLISMASIGVLLNIGSSGSKQE
- the murG gene encoding undecaprenyldiphospho-muramoylpentapeptide beta-N-acetylglucosaminyltransferase, which encodes MKSRTTYSPRILIAGGGTGGHLFPGIAIAEEFLRRDPKAVILFVISGNPFEISVLSEKKYEYSCIESQGIKGRGLLKQIAAVAKIPKGILNSLKILKRFRPDIVLGLGSYSSGPVVAGAWLLGINIALCEQNILPGITNRLLSYFAARIYVAFRNTSLGCSQKKIYFTGNPLRREIIDYAAGNKPEQKDGKLKDKRRFMVMITGGSQGAHSINLAVADALGHIKNKDQFYFIHQTGDDDEDMMQGIYESHGIKCTVKSFFNDMPVHFEKSDFVICRSGATTVAELTVLGKGILFIPYPFAADNHQVLNALSLAEAGAAEMILQDDLGGKLLAKKIEYFASHPESLKTMAARAKKIGRPGAVKKIVDDCCRLIENVS
- the murC gene encoding UDP-N-acetylmuramate--L-alanine ligase; amino-acid sequence: MYLKKYHIYFVGIGGIGMSGIAELLLNLGYKVSGSDVQSTEITERLKNLGGVVYTGHNKQQIAGSDVVVVSSAIGEENCEVIAARQASIPVITRAEMLAELMRLKYSIAVAGSHGKTSTTSIIASLLGNGGLDPTVVIGGKLKSVGSNAVLGQGEFIVAEADESDGSFLKYSPAISVITNIDREHLDFYGDLGSIKEVFLSFIDRLPFYGLAVLCLDNEPIQDIIPKIRKRFTSYGLSSQADFQARDVSFHDRKSSFSVFHRKKKLGDVILNLPGMHNVYNAMASIVVSVELDLSFDVIKSTLETLEGVQRRLEVKGEINGITIVDDYGHHPTEIKTTLQAVMHSWPDRRKVVLFQPHRYTRTEALFDEFSRSFYQSDQLVLLPIYSAGEKKIEGVNSSILCKEIIAHGHKNAEYMEGFDDALTYLETNLQQGDLLLTLGAGDVWKVGEELLQRL
- the murB gene encoding UDP-N-acetylmuramate dehydrogenase → MMINHAAKEFLKNISGGNVRFDEPMSRHTSLRVGGTADFFAEPDSLEALVDIVKWTSAKSIPYLIIGGGSNLLVRDNGIRGLVISLKKCLNCITDNRRNDIFVEVSAGAGVNLQRLCFFAMNKGLEGMNFALGIPGSVGGAIVMNAGTEHGFMEKVLDSVNVLMTDGKIEKIDKTNIDFSYRELALKLEQNKGAVNRSSNRSSNRSIIISGKFLFTRNEPAKLKKEAESMLGARNRKQPTNLPSAGCFFRNPQSGMTAGELIDRAGLKGKIVGGARISMKHANFIINRDNASAADIIALMEEAQERVDKHFNIFLEPEVKIVGE